One window from the genome of Immundisolibacter sp. encodes:
- a CDS encoding YaeQ family protein, giving the protein MALKATIYKVDLQIADMDRNYYAEHALTLARHPSE; this is encoded by the coding sequence ATGGCCCTCAAAGCCACCATTTATAAAGTCGACCTCCAAATCGCGGACATGGACCGGAATTATTACGCCGAGCACGCACTGACTCTGGCGCGGCATCCGTCCGAAA